A window from Zonotrichia leucophrys gambelii isolate GWCS_2022_RI unplaced genomic scaffold, RI_Zleu_2.0 Scaffold_38_522144, whole genome shotgun sequence encodes these proteins:
- the LOC135460407 gene encoding olfactory receptor 14A16-like — MSNSISISHFLLLALADTRQLQLLHFCLLLGISLAALLGNGLIISAVACGHHLHTPMFFFLLNLALNDLGSVCTTVPKAMHNSLWHIRDIPYTGCAAQLFLFAFFISAEVSLLTVMCYDRYVSICKPLHYGTLLGSRACAQMAAAAWTSAFLNALLHTANTFSLPLCHGNALGQFFCEIPQILKLSCSHSTLRKLGVIVVSALLLFSCFVFMVFSYVQIFRVVLRIPSEQGRHKAFSTCLPHLAVVSLFVTTGIFTYLKPPSMSSPSLDLAVSVLYSVVPPALNPLIYSLRNTELKAAVRRLMTGCFQEH; from the coding sequence atgtccaacagtatctccatcagccacttcctcctgctggcattggcagacacgcggcagctgcagctcctgcacttctgcctcttgctgggcatctccctggctgccctcctgggcaacggcctcatcatcagcgccgtagcctgcggccaccacctgcacacgcccatgttcttcttcctgctcaacctggccctcaaTGACCTGGGCTCCgtctgcaccactgtccccaaagccatgcacaattccctctggcaCATCAGGGACATCccctacacaggatgtgctgcacaactgtttctgtttgcctttttcatttcagcagaggTTTCCCTCCTGACCGTCATGTGCTATGAtcgctacgtgtccatctgcaaacccctgcactacgggaccctcctgggcagcagagcttgtgcccaaatggcagcagctgcctggaccagtgcctttctcaatgctctgctgcacacagccaatacattttccctgcccctgtgccatggcaatgccctgggccagttcttctgtgaaatcccacaaatcctcaaactctcctgctcacactccacCCTCAGGAAACTTGGGGTCATTGTGGTTAGTGCTCTTCTGTTGTTcagttgttttgtgttcatggttttctcctatgtgcagatcttcagggtcgtgctgaggatcccctctgagcagggacggcacaaagccttttccacctgcctccctcacctggctgtggtctccctATTTGTCACCACTGGCATTTTTACCTACCTGAAGCCCCCatccatgtcctccccatccctggatctggcagtgtcagttctgtactcggtggtgcctccagccctgaaccccctcatctacagcctgaggaacacggagctcaaggctgcagtgaggagactgatgactggatgctttcaggaGCATTAA